Proteins encoded within one genomic window of Citrobacter amalonaticus Y19:
- the osmB gene encoding osmotically-inducible lipoprotein OsmB has product MFVTSKKMTAAVLAIALAMSLSACSNWSKRDRNTAIGAGAGALGGAVLTDGSTLGTLGGAAVGGIIGHQVGK; this is encoded by the coding sequence ATGTTTGTAACGAGCAAAAAAATGACCGCCGCTGTGCTGGCGATTGCCCTGGCAATGTCTCTGAGCGCCTGTTCTAACTGGTCTAAACGTGACCGTAACACCGCCATTGGCGCGGGTGCGGGTGCATTAGGTGGTGCAGTCTTAACAGATGGCAGCACGCTGGGTACACTGGGTGGCGCCGCGGTCGGTGGTATTATCGGCCACCAGGTAGGTAAATAA
- the yciH gene encoding stress response translation initiation inhibitor YciH, protein MSDSNSRLVYSTESGRIEEPKAAPERPKGDGIVRIQRQTSGRKGKGVCLITGVDLDDDELSKLAAELKKKCGCGGAVKDGVIEIQGDKRDLIKSLLEAKGLKVKLAGG, encoded by the coding sequence ATGAGCGATTCGAACAGTCGTCTGGTCTATTCAACCGAGAGCGGGCGGATTGAGGAACCTAAAGCCGCGCCTGAACGTCCGAAAGGCGATGGAATTGTCCGTATCCAGCGCCAGACCAGCGGCCGTAAAGGGAAGGGCGTCTGCCTGATTACCGGCGTTGATCTGGATGACGACGAACTCAGCAAACTGGCCGCTGAACTAAAGAAAAAATGCGGCTGTGGCGGAGCAGTGAAAGACGGCGTAATTGAAATTCAGGGCGATAAGCGCGATTTAATTAAGTCGTTGCTGGAAGCCAAAGGCCTGAAAGTGAAACTGGCGGGCGGTTGA
- the pyrF gene encoding orotidine-5'-phosphate decarboxylase, with protein sequence MTLTASSSPRATTDSPVVVALDYNNRDSALAFVDRIDPRDCRLKVGKEMFTLFGPQLVRDLQQRGFDIFLDLKFHDIPNTAAHAVAAAADLGVWMVNVHASGGARMMTAAREALLPFGKDAPLLIAVTVLTSMEASDLVDIGVTLSPDEHAERLAALTQKCGLDGVVCSAQEAVRFKQAFGRDFKLVTPGIRPQGSAAGDQRRIMTPEQALVAGVDYMVIGRPVTQSDDPAQTLKAINASLKREA encoded by the coding sequence ATGACGTTAACTGCATCATCTTCTCCCCGCGCGACTACCGATTCTCCTGTTGTTGTGGCTCTCGATTATAATAATCGCGATAGCGCTCTGGCGTTTGTCGACCGAATCGATCCGCGCGACTGCCGTCTGAAAGTTGGCAAAGAGATGTTCACGCTGTTTGGACCTCAACTGGTTCGCGATCTCCAGCAACGTGGCTTTGATATCTTTCTGGATCTGAAATTCCATGATATCCCGAACACCGCAGCCCATGCGGTAGCTGCGGCAGCGGATCTTGGCGTCTGGATGGTTAATGTTCATGCGTCGGGCGGGGCGAGAATGATGACCGCCGCTCGCGAAGCTCTGCTGCCGTTTGGCAAGGATGCGCCGTTATTAATCGCGGTCACTGTGTTGACCAGCATGGAAGCCAGCGACTTAGTGGACATTGGCGTGACACTGTCACCTGATGAACATGCCGAACGCCTGGCGGCACTGACGCAAAAATGTGGTCTGGATGGCGTGGTCTGCTCAGCCCAGGAAGCGGTACGCTTTAAACAAGCGTTTGGTCGGGATTTCAAACTTGTCACCCCGGGCATCCGTCCGCAGGGTAGTGCTGCTGGCGATCAGCGGCGGATTATGACCCCTGAGCAGGCGCTGGTGGCGGGAGTGGATTATATGGTTATCGGACGTCCGGTGACGCAGTCAGACGACCCGGCGCAGACGCTGAAGGCAATTAACGCATCACTGAAACGGGAGGCGTAA
- the lapB gene encoding lipopolysaccharide assembly protein LapB, translating into MLELLFLLLPVAAAYGWYMGRRSVQQTKQDEANRLSRDYVAGVNFLLSNQQDKAVDLFLDMLKEDTGTVEAHLTLGNLFRSRGEVDRAIRIHQTLMESASLTYEQRLLAVQQLGRDYMAAGLYDRAEDMFNQLTDETDFRVGALQQLLQIYQATSDWQKAIEVAERLVKLGKDKQRIEIAHFYCELALQQMGSDDMDRAMALLKKGAAADKNSARVSIMMGRVWIAKGDYAKAVECLQRVISQDKELVSETLEMLQTCYQQLGKNDEWAEFLRRAVEENTGAAAELMLADILEAREGTETAQVYITRQLQRHPTMRVFHKLMDYHLNEAEEGRAKESLMVLRDMVGEQVRSKPRYRCSKCGFTAYTLYWHCPSCRAWSTIKPIRGLDGL; encoded by the coding sequence ATGCTGGAGTTGTTGTTTCTGCTTTTACCTGTTGCTGCCGCCTATGGCTGGTATATGGGTCGCAGAAGTGTGCAACAAACAAAACAGGATGAAGCTAACCGCCTTTCCCGTGATTACGTCGCGGGCGTTAACTTCCTCCTGAGCAACCAACAAGATAAAGCGGTGGATCTGTTCCTCGACATGTTGAAAGAGGATACCGGCACCGTTGAGGCTCATCTCACCCTCGGAAACCTGTTCCGTTCTCGCGGCGAAGTTGACCGCGCCATCCGTATTCACCAAACCCTCATGGAAAGCGCCTCGCTGACCTATGAACAACGACTGCTGGCGGTTCAGCAGCTAGGCCGCGATTACATGGCCGCCGGTTTGTATGACCGGGCGGAAGATATGTTTAATCAGCTTACCGATGAAACCGATTTTCGCGTCGGCGCGTTGCAACAACTGTTGCAGATATATCAGGCAACCAGCGACTGGCAGAAGGCCATTGAGGTTGCCGAACGTCTGGTGAAACTGGGTAAAGACAAGCAGCGTATTGAGATCGCCCATTTTTACTGTGAGCTGGCGTTGCAGCAGATGGGTAGCGACGACATGGATCGCGCCATGGCGCTGCTGAAAAAAGGGGCCGCAGCGGATAAAAATAGCGCCAGGGTCTCTATCATGATGGGGCGTGTCTGGATAGCGAAGGGGGATTATGCGAAGGCCGTTGAATGTCTCCAGCGGGTGATTTCCCAGGATAAAGAACTGGTCAGCGAAACGCTGGAAATGCTCCAGACCTGCTACCAGCAGTTAGGTAAAAATGATGAATGGGCGGAATTCCTGCGCCGTGCGGTAGAAGAAAACACGGGTGCTGCCGCAGAACTGATGCTGGCCGATATTCTCGAGGCTCGCGAAGGGACGGAGACCGCACAGGTCTATATTACCCGCCAGCTCCAGCGGCATCCGACGATGCGCGTTTTCCATAAGCTGATGGACTATCACCTTAACGAAGCCGAAGAGGGCCGTGCGAAAGAGAGCCTGATGGTGCTGCGTGATATGGTAGGCGAGCAGGTACGCAGCAAACCACGCTACCGCTGCTCTAAATGCGGTTTCACTGCCTATACGCTGTACTGGCACTGTCCTTCCTGCCGCGCCTGGTCAACGATTAAGCCAATTCGCGGACTGGATGGACTGTAA
- the lapA gene encoding lipopolysaccharide assembly protein LapA, whose translation MKYLLIFLLVLAIFVISVTLGAQNDQQVTFNYLLAQGEYRISTLLAVLFAAGFAIGWLICGLFWLRVRVSLARAERKIKRLENQLSPATDVVVTPGTSVAKE comes from the coding sequence GTGAAATATCTACTCATTTTCTTACTGGTGTTGGCGATATTTGTTATCTCGGTAACATTGGGTGCGCAGAACGATCAACAGGTGACCTTTAATTACCTGTTGGCTCAGGGCGAGTATCGTATCTCAACCTTGTTGGCCGTTTTGTTCGCCGCGGGTTTCGCCATTGGTTGGTTGATCTGCGGGCTTTTCTGGTTGCGGGTTCGTGTTTCTCTGGCGCGGGCTGAACGTAAAATTAAACGACTGGAAAACCAGCTCTCGCCTGCGACTGACGTTGTGGTGACGCCTGGTACGTCGGTCGCGAAGGAATAA
- the pgpB gene encoding phosphatidylglycerophosphatase B yields the protein MLSIAKRTAAGAGLLLIMPVAVWVSGWHWQPGPDSGWLKAMYWITETVTEPWGVITHVILCGWFFWCLRFRLKAAVMLFTVLAAAILIGQGVKSWVKDQVQEPRPYVIWLEKTHHIPVDEFYTLKRKERSDLVKEQLSTQQDIPLFLRQHWQNETGFAFPSGHTMFAASWALLAVGLLWPRRRTVTIAILLVWATGVMGSRLLLGMHWPRDLVVATLISWALVTLATWLAQRFCGPLTPPPEERQEIVEREQNR from the coding sequence ATGCTGTCGATTGCAAAGCGTACTGCGGCCGGTGCGGGATTATTGCTGATTATGCCCGTCGCCGTGTGGGTGTCCGGCTGGCACTGGCAACCAGGTCCGGATTCCGGGTGGTTAAAAGCGATGTACTGGATAACGGAAACGGTCACCGAACCGTGGGGCGTTATCACGCATGTTATTCTTTGCGGCTGGTTCTTCTGGTGCTTACGCTTTCGTCTTAAAGCTGCGGTGATGCTTTTTACTGTTCTGGCTGCTGCCATCCTGATTGGCCAGGGCGTCAAGTCGTGGGTTAAGGACCAGGTACAGGAACCTCGTCCTTACGTGATATGGCTGGAAAAAACGCATCATATCCCGGTTGATGAGTTCTACACTTTAAAACGTAAGGAGCGCAGCGACCTGGTGAAGGAGCAACTCTCAACCCAGCAGGATATTCCGTTGTTTTTACGCCAGCACTGGCAAAATGAGACCGGGTTTGCGTTTCCGTCCGGACACACAATGTTTGCCGCAAGCTGGGCGCTGCTCGCCGTGGGGTTATTGTGGCCGCGCCGGCGGACGGTGACGATTGCCATTTTGCTGGTGTGGGCGACGGGCGTCATGGGGAGTCGCTTGCTGTTGGGCATGCACTGGCCGCGCGATCTGGTGGTCGCGACGCTGATCTCCTGGGCGCTGGTAACGCTGGCCACCTGGCTTGCGCAACGGTTCTGCGGGCCGCTCACGCCGCCGCCGGAAGAAAGACAGGAGATTGTCGAGCGCGAGCAAAACCGCTGA
- the ribA gene encoding GTP cyclohydrolase II produces the protein MQLKRVAEAKLPTPWGDFLMVGFEELATGHDHVALVYGDISGQTPVLARVHSECLTGDALFSLRCDCGFQLEAALTHIAEEGRGILLYHRQEGRNIGLLNKIRAYALQDQGYDTVEANHQLGFAADERDFTLCADMFKLLGVDEVRLLTNNPMKVEILTEAGINIVERVPLIVGRNPKNAHYLDTKAAKMGHLLSK, from the coding sequence ATGCAGCTTAAACGAGTGGCAGAAGCCAAACTGCCAACCCCATGGGGCGATTTCCTGATGGTGGGATTTGAAGAACTGGCAACCGGACACGATCACGTCGCGTTAGTCTACGGTGATATTTCAGGTCAGACGCCGGTTCTGGCCCGTGTCCATTCAGAATGTCTGACGGGCGATGCCCTGTTCAGTCTGCGCTGTGACTGTGGTTTTCAACTGGAAGCTGCCCTGACGCATATCGCGGAAGAAGGACGCGGTATTCTGCTTTATCATCGTCAGGAAGGACGTAACATCGGCCTGCTCAATAAGATTCGCGCCTACGCGTTGCAGGACCAGGGCTATGACACCGTCGAGGCCAATCATCAGTTAGGGTTTGCCGCAGATGAGCGTGATTTCACCCTCTGTGCAGATATGTTCAAGCTGCTCGGTGTTGATGAAGTGCGTCTGCTTACCAATAATCCGATGAAAGTCGAAATTCTCACTGAAGCGGGAATCAATATTGTGGAGCGGGTTCCGCTGATTGTTGGTCGTAATCCTAAAAATGCACATTATCTGGATACCAAAGCGGCCAAGATGGGACACCTGTTGAGTAAATAA